In Streptomyces sp. NBC_00878, a single window of DNA contains:
- a CDS encoding amino acid ABC transporter permease produces the protein MTVVKEESGGEPEGDSGEGDPREAYVPSRRRVERERYKRSRARRATAIAALSTLVTGVVLYLVVVNAPGWPRTKETFFSAQYAREALPKVLEGLWLNVRLLLVCGVAVLVLGMLIAVARTLRGPVFFPLRALAAAYTDFFRGLPLIINLMIVVLGVPALRLQGITVDPVLLGGTALTLTYSAYVAEVFRAGIESVHPSQRAAARSLGLNNRQTLRYVVLPQAVRRQVPPLLNDLVSLQKDTGLVSIGGAVDAVRAADIIVGRSLNYTPYIVAGLVFVALTIPMTRFTDWVTARMDRRQAQGGSI, from the coding sequence GTGACGGTCGTGAAGGAGGAGTCGGGCGGGGAGCCGGAGGGAGACTCCGGCGAGGGCGACCCGCGCGAGGCGTACGTCCCGTCGCGACGGCGGGTCGAGCGGGAGCGCTACAAACGCTCCCGCGCCCGCCGCGCGACGGCGATCGCCGCGCTGTCCACCCTCGTGACCGGCGTCGTCCTCTACCTCGTCGTCGTCAACGCGCCCGGCTGGCCGCGCACCAAGGAGACGTTCTTCAGCGCGCAATACGCGCGCGAGGCGTTGCCCAAGGTCCTCGAAGGGCTGTGGCTGAACGTCCGGCTCCTGCTGGTGTGCGGCGTCGCGGTCCTCGTCCTCGGCATGCTGATCGCCGTCGCACGCACCCTGCGCGGCCCGGTGTTCTTCCCGCTGAGGGCGCTGGCCGCCGCGTACACCGACTTCTTCCGTGGGCTGCCGCTGATCATCAACCTGATGATCGTGGTGCTGGGTGTGCCGGCGCTGCGGCTGCAGGGCATCACGGTCGATCCGGTGCTGCTCGGCGGGACGGCGCTCACCCTGACGTACTCGGCGTATGTCGCCGAGGTGTTCCGCGCCGGCATCGAGTCGGTCCACCCCTCGCAGCGCGCCGCGGCCCGCTCGCTGGGGCTGAACAACCGTCAGACGTTGCGGTACGTGGTGCTCCCCCAGGCCGTGCGCCGTCAGGTGCCGCCGCTGCTCAACGACTTGGTGTCCCTGCAGAAGGACACCGGGCTCGTCTCGATCGGCGGCGCGGTCGACGCCGTGCGCGCCGCGGACATCATCGTGGGCCGCAGCCTCAACTACACGCCGTACATCGTCGCGGGACTGGTCTTCGTCGCACTGACCATCCCGATGACCCGCTTCACCGACTGGGTCACGGCACGGATGGACCGGCGGCAGGCGCAGGGAGGGAGCATATGA
- a CDS encoding ABC transporter substrate-binding protein, producing the protein MHLAQRALRRAASTATVALLAVAVGCAPQPEEKAADKPSGSGAESCAKGELGTETSGKLTIATDEPAYEPWFKNGKPANGEGFESAVAYAVAKQLGYDKGDVVWQTVPFNKAFAPGEKTFDFDINQVSISDERKKAVDFSSGYYDVRQAVIALKNSKAAKAKSIADLKGVKLGAQVGTTSLNYINDVVKPTEEPAAYAKNDQAKSALKNGQVDAIVVDLPTAFYITAAEVTDARIVGQFENQGGTPEQFGLVLDKGSALTSCVTDAVDALREDGTLSAIEKQWLSDAVDAPVLK; encoded by the coding sequence ATGCATCTTGCCCAACGCGCCTTGCGCCGTGCCGCGTCCACCGCCACCGTCGCTCTGCTCGCCGTCGCCGTCGGCTGCGCCCCGCAACCCGAGGAGAAGGCCGCCGACAAGCCCTCCGGTTCCGGCGCCGAGTCGTGCGCCAAGGGCGAACTGGGCACGGAGACCTCCGGGAAGCTGACCATCGCGACCGACGAACCCGCGTACGAGCCATGGTTCAAAAACGGCAAGCCGGCCAACGGCGAGGGCTTCGAGTCGGCCGTCGCGTACGCCGTGGCGAAGCAGCTCGGCTACGACAAGGGCGACGTCGTCTGGCAGACCGTGCCCTTCAACAAGGCTTTCGCGCCCGGCGAGAAGACCTTCGACTTCGACATCAACCAGGTGTCGATCAGCGACGAGCGCAAGAAGGCCGTCGACTTCTCGTCCGGCTACTACGACGTACGCCAGGCCGTCATCGCGCTGAAGAACTCCAAGGCCGCGAAGGCGAAGAGCATCGCCGACCTCAAGGGCGTGAAACTGGGCGCCCAGGTCGGCACCACCAGCCTGAACTACATCAACGACGTGGTGAAGCCGACCGAGGAGCCGGCCGCGTACGCGAAAAACGACCAGGCCAAGTCCGCGCTGAAGAACGGCCAGGTGGACGCCATCGTGGTCGACCTGCCGACCGCGTTCTACATCACCGCGGCCGAGGTGACGGACGCGAGGATCGTCGGACAGTTCGAGAACCAGGGCGGTACGCCGGAGCAGTTCGGGCTCGTCCTCGACAAGGGCAGCGCGCTCACCTCGTGCGTGACGGACGCCGTGGACGCCCTGCGCGAGGACGGCACCCTCTCCGCCATCGAGAAGCAGTGGCTGTCCGACGCCGTCGACGCACCGGTCCTCAAGTGA
- a CDS encoding amino acid ABC transporter ATP-binding protein → MSETLTDSGVPVLRMEAVRKTFGDSVVLRDVDLEVAPHTVTALIGASGSGKSTLLRCANLLEEIDDGAIWLDDEEITDPRADQDAVRRRIGVVFQAYNLFPHMTVLENITLAPRRVHGVDRAAAEAHARELLDRLGLGAKAGEYPDRLSGGQQQRAAIVRALAVRPRLLLLDEITAALDPELVGEVLAVVRDLKGDGMTMVLATHEMGFARDVADQVCFLDGGVVLERGTAEEVFGDPREERTRRFLRRIVEAGRL, encoded by the coding sequence ATGAGCGAGACACTCACGGACTCGGGCGTGCCTGTGCTGCGGATGGAGGCCGTCCGCAAGACCTTCGGCGACTCGGTCGTCCTGCGGGACGTCGATCTGGAGGTCGCCCCGCACACGGTGACCGCACTGATCGGAGCCTCCGGCTCGGGCAAGTCGACGCTGCTGCGCTGCGCGAATCTCCTGGAGGAGATCGACGACGGCGCGATCTGGCTGGACGACGAGGAGATCACCGACCCCCGGGCCGACCAGGACGCGGTGCGCCGCCGGATCGGCGTGGTCTTCCAGGCGTACAACCTCTTTCCGCACATGACCGTCCTGGAGAACATCACGCTGGCCCCGCGCCGCGTGCACGGCGTGGACCGGGCGGCGGCGGAGGCGCACGCCCGTGAACTGCTCGACCGGCTCGGGCTCGGCGCCAAGGCGGGCGAGTACCCGGACCGCCTCAGCGGCGGCCAGCAGCAACGGGCCGCGATCGTCCGCGCCCTGGCCGTACGCCCCAGGCTGCTGCTCCTCGACGAGATCACCGCGGCCCTCGACCCGGAGCTGGTGGGTGAAGTCCTGGCCGTCGTCCGGGACTTGAAGGGCGACGGCATGACCATGGTGCTGGCCACGCACGAGATGGGTTTCGCGCGCGATGTCGCAGACCAGGTCTGTTTCCTCGACGGCGGCGTCGTACTGGAACGCGGCACGGCCGAGGAGGTGTTCGGCGACCCGCGGGAGGAACGCACGCGGCGCTTCTTGCGCCGGATCGTGGAGGCGGGACGGCTGTAG